A part of Lycium ferocissimum isolate CSIRO_LF1 unplaced genomic scaffold, AGI_CSIRO_Lferr_CH_V1 ctg11851, whole genome shotgun sequence genomic DNA contains:
- the LOC132041833 gene encoding TMV resistance protein N-like isoform X1 has product MQILKSCHFGADIGLRVLIDKSLVFISVKNTTEMHDVKYTIEMHDLIQDMGKYVVNMQKDSGECSRLWLSEDFEEVMVNNKGTKAMEAIWVPYFNKPCFSKESMKIMQRLRMLCIHDSNCLAGSIEYLPNSLRCLVWNNYPCESLPENFEPKTLVHLDLSFSSLHHLWMGTKVQLDSIFFSLTIAVL; this is encoded by the exons ATGCAAATTCTTAAGAGCTGTCATTTTGGAGCTGATATTGGATTGCGTGTCCTAATTGACAAATCTCTTGTGTTCATCTCTGTAAAAAATACGACAGAAATGCATGATGTAAAATATACGATAGAAATGCATGActtaatacaagatatgggtaaATATGTGGTGAACATGCAAAAGGATTCAGGGGAATGTAGCAGATTATGGCTCTCCGAAGATTTCGAAGAAGTGATGGTCAACAATAAG GGGACCAAGGCAATGGAAGCAATTTGGGTTCCTTATTTTAATAAACCATGCTTTAGCAAAGAGAGCATGAAAATAATGCAAAGGCTTAGGAtgttatgcatacatgattcaAATTGCCTTGCTGGCTCCATTGAGTATCTGCCCAACAGCTTGCGTTGTCTTGTCTGGAATAACTATCCTTGTGAGTCATTGCCAGAAAATTTTGAACCCAAAACGCTTGTTCATCTTGATCTCAGCTTCAGTTCACTGCATCATTTATGGATGGGAACAAAG